Proteins co-encoded in one Gracilimonas sp. genomic window:
- a CDS encoding MMPL family transporter produces the protein MKQLLRLLKPLLKFNYSHPYWVVSVCIILAVLSGYYALQLKVDTDIANLLPEDHSNVLALEKLSESVGGETEMLVVINSPSFEANKAFADTLIQRSLDLYYPRYEDTFFKRAEFRRETEFVKNNALYLASENELEEVTQYLQDEIQQAKEEANPFYFDLGDEDEEETAGAENFEDSYNMLVPSEYPVNEDSTIMVVRFFPTGSKSDIKYLEDMFDEYDSLLASMNPQAYHPEMEVRFGGRLKRHLEELTSIMNDVLGSFASGISSVILLVMLYFFFKKYIHYRKGTNGNGDYSVWSHIIRMPVPVLIIGVPLLISLTWTFGITYFYLGVLNTMTSVLFVILFGLGIDYGIHYYARYIELRSLGMNAHDAVMKTNEKTGEAILVSAFTTAAALYILMFADFRGFSEFGFISGTGILLSLMAMLYILPALLVIFDERLNWILISDEQKEEYTGVHRYPYARTIVTVGLVASAFVIGFSGNLRFQYDFGELEPTFPEYEEFRSFAGQVDDNSKRNPAYIIAETNEQVEEIAGILKERMDSDTTSPTIKSVETLQERYPIHEAQEQQKLQKIAEIRELLKDPFLVEQEDEDLEKLRMAAQTTEPVSLDSIPNYLKSRFITKDGEVGRFVIIYPSVGLGDGKKSIAFKNDVSVVTLDSGKEFHAASTSIVAASMLDLMRTESPYMVGATFIFIYFFMLFSFRSFRWSIIAMLPLLVGLLWLFGLMMIFGLQFNFYNLVVLPAILGIGEDSGVHLAHRYREEGKNSMWQVLSSTGQHITMGSITTMLGFAGLLFTNHPGLQSIGVMAVLGIGMTLLTSITFLPALIQWLEDKDWIRF, from the coding sequence ATGAAACAACTTCTGAGGCTGTTAAAGCCACTACTGAAATTCAATTATTCCCATCCGTATTGGGTCGTTTCCGTTTGTATTATACTGGCCGTTTTAAGCGGCTATTATGCGCTTCAGCTTAAAGTTGATACCGACATTGCCAATCTTCTCCCAGAAGATCACTCCAATGTGTTGGCCCTGGAAAAGCTGAGCGAGTCGGTAGGGGGAGAAACGGAAATGCTGGTGGTGATTAACTCTCCCAGCTTTGAAGCCAACAAAGCCTTTGCCGATACCCTGATTCAACGCTCCCTCGATTTGTACTATCCCCGTTATGAAGACACCTTTTTTAAACGGGCTGAATTCCGACGGGAAACAGAGTTTGTAAAGAACAACGCCCTGTACCTCGCCAGCGAGAACGAGCTGGAGGAAGTAACCCAGTACCTGCAAGATGAAATCCAACAGGCCAAAGAAGAGGCCAACCCGTTCTATTTTGATCTCGGGGATGAAGATGAGGAAGAAACCGCAGGAGCCGAAAACTTTGAAGACAGCTACAACATGCTGGTTCCTTCAGAGTACCCGGTAAATGAGGACAGTACCATCATGGTAGTCCGGTTCTTTCCAACGGGTTCCAAAAGCGACATCAAGTACCTGGAGGATATGTTTGATGAATATGATTCCTTACTTGCCTCCATGAACCCTCAGGCTTACCACCCGGAAATGGAAGTTCGTTTCGGTGGCCGGCTGAAACGACACCTTGAGGAACTCACCTCCATCATGAACGACGTTCTGGGAAGTTTTGCCAGCGGGATCAGCAGTGTGATTTTGCTGGTGATGCTGTACTTCTTCTTTAAAAAGTATATTCATTACCGCAAAGGAACCAACGGGAATGGAGATTACTCCGTTTGGTCGCACATTATCCGGATGCCGGTTCCGGTGCTTATTATCGGGGTTCCGCTTTTGATCAGCCTGACCTGGACATTCGGAATCACCTACTTCTATTTAGGAGTATTAAATACCATGACTTCCGTTCTTTTCGTGATCCTGTTCGGGTTGGGCATCGATTATGGTATTCATTACTATGCCCGGTATATAGAGCTTCGCTCCCTGGGAATGAATGCCCATGACGCCGTCATGAAAACAAATGAAAAGACCGGGGAAGCCATCCTGGTATCGGCTTTTACTACCGCTGCTGCTTTATACATTCTGATGTTCGCCGATTTCCGCGGCTTTTCCGAATTTGGTTTTATATCCGGCACCGGAATATTGCTGTCACTCATGGCTATGTTATATATCCTTCCGGCACTGCTGGTTATATTTGATGAACGCCTCAACTGGATCCTGATCTCCGATGAGCAGAAGGAGGAATACACCGGCGTACACCGCTACCCATACGCCCGAACCATTGTAACGGTGGGCCTGGTTGCTTCGGCCTTTGTGATCGGCTTCAGCGGCAATCTCCGCTTTCAGTACGACTTTGGTGAGCTGGAACCCACCTTCCCTGAATATGAAGAATTTCGTTCCTTTGCCGGTCAGGTGGATGACAACAGCAAGCGCAATCCGGCTTACATCATTGCCGAGACCAACGAGCAGGTGGAAGAAATTGCAGGCATCCTGAAAGAACGGATGGATTCCGACACTACTTCACCGACCATAAAAAGCGTGGAGACCCTGCAGGAACGTTATCCAATCCATGAAGCACAAGAGCAGCAGAAGCTTCAAAAAATTGCCGAAATTCGGGAGCTCTTAAAGGACCCATTCTTGGTTGAACAGGAGGATGAGGACCTGGAAAAACTTCGGATGGCCGCCCAAACCACTGAGCCCGTTTCGCTGGATTCCATCCCGAATTACCTGAAGTCCCGTTTTATTACCAAAGACGGAGAGGTGGGGCGTTTCGTTATCATCTATCCGTCGGTAGGGCTGGGAGACGGAAAGAAATCCATCGCCTTTAAGAATGACGTATCGGTGGTGACCCTGGACAGCGGTAAAGAATTTCATGCAGCCAGTACCTCTATTGTAGCCGCCTCCATGCTCGACCTGATGCGAACTGAAAGTCCGTATATGGTAGGGGCCACCTTCATTTTCATTTACTTCTTCATGTTGTTTTCCTTCCGGTCGTTCCGGTGGTCTATCATAGCCATGCTTCCGTTACTGGTGGGTCTGCTCTGGCTGTTTGGTCTCATGATGATATTCGGCCTGCAGTTTAACTTTTATAACCTGGTGGTTCTTCCGGCTATTCTCGGAATCGGGGAAGACAGCGGCGTGCACCTTGCGCACCGTTACCGGGAAGAAGGAAAGAACAGCATGTGGCAGGTGCTTTCGAGTACGGGGCAGCACATAACCATGGGCTCCATTACCACCATGCTCGGTTTTGCCGGACTGCTTTTCACGAATCATCCGGGCCTGCAGTCAATAGGAGTAATGGCGGTGCTGGGAATCGGCATGACCTTACTAACCTCGATTACTTTCCTGCCCGCGCTTATCCAATGGCTGGAAGACAAAGACTGGATTCGGTTTTAG
- a CDS encoding sugar phosphate nucleotidyltransferase: MSELPTKTGVVLAAGFGSRLAGVDTDTDLKPLTSVGGTPLIYRTIESLRTAGCGKVVIVLGFGFEEIKKDILDSYTGDVPIEFAHNKRYDLSNGISVLVAEPFIEEDFILTMADHILSDQMMELAGAHQPDEGTATLLVDYKVDEIFDMDDATKVMVKEGRIKSIGKLISEYNCIDTGVFVCTKGLLDEIKRVYEATGDASLSDGVQALAEAGKMHTLDIGDAYWQDVDTPEMLAEAEKMLSEINQPMKG; this comes from the coding sequence ATGTCTGAATTACCAACAAAAACAGGTGTCGTTTTAGCGGCGGGATTTGGTTCCCGCCTGGCCGGTGTGGATACAGATACGGATCTCAAACCACTGACTTCTGTCGGTGGTACTCCGCTTATCTATCGCACCATCGAAAGTCTGAGAACGGCAGGATGCGGGAAAGTCGTCATTGTGCTGGGTTTTGGGTTTGAAGAGATTAAGAAAGACATCCTTGATTCTTACACCGGGGATGTTCCCATCGAATTTGCCCATAACAAGCGGTACGATTTGAGTAACGGAATTTCGGTACTGGTTGCTGAGCCTTTTATTGAAGAGGATTTTATTCTAACCATGGCCGACCACATCCTTTCTGATCAAATGATGGAACTGGCGGGCGCGCATCAACCGGATGAAGGCACCGCTACCTTACTGGTAGATTACAAAGTGGATGAAATCTTTGATATGGATGACGCCACCAAAGTGATGGTGAAGGAAGGTCGAATCAAGTCGATAGGGAAGCTTATCAGCGAGTACAACTGCATCGACACCGGCGTATTTGTATGCACTAAAGGCTTGCTTGATGAAATTAAGCGAGTATATGAAGCTACCGGCGATGCCTCACTTTCTGATGGAGTTCAGGCCCTGGCCGAAGCCGGAAAAATGCATACGCTGGACATCGGAGATGCTTACTGGCAGGATGTGGACACCCCGGAAATGCTGGCTGAAGCGGAGAAGATGTTGTCTGAGATCAATCAACCAATGAAAGGTTAA